Below is a window of Cytobacillus firmus DNA.
TTCTGAATTTTAATCATAATGATACAGTCTTGTTCCTTGTTCTGAATCCCATGTTTTACTGCATTCTCCACAATCGGCTGCAGAGTGAGCGGCGGGATTCTCTCCAAAAGGGCATCTTCTTCAATGTCATATATAACTTGGAGCCGATCCACAAACCGGGTTTCCTCAATTGATAGATAGGCCTTTACATGTCTAAGCTCCTGTTCAAGGGTTGTACAGCTGACAGTTGTGGCCGTCAGGTTCTGCCTCAAAAAATGGGAGAGTGATACAAGCAATTTCCGTGCCTGGGCAGGCTCAATCCGCACAAGGGAAATGATCGTATTTAATGAATTAAATAAAAAATGCGGTGATATTTGCGCCTGCAGCGCTTTAATTTCAGCTTCTTTTGCCAGCTGGAACGATTTGTCAGCTTCAGCGATCTCAAGCTGATTGCTGAGCAGTACACTGAGTCCCGAAATCAGCTCCATCACGAGAGTTGTCATTTCTTTTTCCGAAGTGAAGTAAAACTTCAGCGTTCCGATCGTTTCGCCGCGCAGCTTTAAAGGAGCGACAATGGCTGCACCAAGTGGGCAGTTTTCCTGCCGGCAGTGAATGGACTGGTCATTGGCAGCCGCAATTTCTCCGTGCTGAATGACATCCCGTGTGATCCGGGTCTGAATGGGGCTTCCGGAACGGTGGTGGTCATTTCCAAAGCCGACATGGGCAAGAATTTCAGTGTGATTGGTGATTGCAACTGCTTTCATCTGAAGTTCCTTATGTAAAATCAGGCAGACTGCCAGAGCGGACTTATGATTGATGCCTTCCCGAAGGTGAGCAAGGGTCTGGTCTGCAATCCGAAGCGTTTTCTGTGCGTGAAAAGCACCTGCTTTTTCTTCTTCGTTAATAACATTTT
It encodes the following:
- a CDS encoding sensor histidine kinase, with the translated sequence MLELLITMLERLGIIVTIALVLTRFRFFREMIYGERLKRQQEYKAILFFGFFGIIGTYSGLAFNTDTLQFNRWASELASDEAIANSRVIGVVLAGLLGGPKVGIGAGIIAGFHRFTLGGFTGIACGLASIVAGLLAGFFRRKNEHVKLSSAFFIGAAAEAVQMLIILGISRPMEKAVALVEMIGIPMIIANGLGSALFLLIIKNVINEEEKAGAFHAQKTLRIADQTLAHLREGINHKSALAVCLILHKELQMKAVAITNHTEILAHVGFGNDHHRSGSPIQTRITRDVIQHGEIAAANDQSIHCRQENCPLGAAIVAPLKLRGETIGTLKFYFTSEKEMTTLVMELISGLSVLLSNQLEIAEADKSFQLAKEAEIKALQAQISPHFLFNSLNTIISLVRIEPAQARKLLVSLSHFLRQNLTATTVSCTTLEQELRHVKAYLSIEETRFVDRLQVIYDIEEDALLERIPPLTLQPIVENAVKHGIQNKEQDCIIMIKIQKQDGMTIVKVKDNGQGMSKERAEQIGKETLQSKTGSGLALYNVNRRLTMMFGEEASLQIASTPGIGTDIQFAIPKTEEES